From a region of the Helianthus annuus cultivar XRQ/B chromosome 5, HanXRQr2.0-SUNRISE, whole genome shotgun sequence genome:
- the LOC110942662 gene encoding extensin-2-like produces MESSIPKCISFPQNYSIRPPPPRFFFHFIPSSPFINNTITLHRCYHTHTHHHHHRHPPSSPTSAATATTYRRHPPPSSPPTIATATSDHRHHPPSIIAATIATTTSDHRRHRSPPPALSTTTTHRYHLRPPSPLLPPPTTHATTIAITATYLHRHPPPPPLSPSAVVSTHHHRQPPPRRRRYN; encoded by the coding sequence ATGGAATCgtccattccaaaatgcatttcATTCCCTCAAAATTATTCCATccgtcccccccccccccgtttttttttccatttcatTCCCTCTTCCcccttcattaacaacaccaTAACCCTCCACCGTTGctaccacacacacacacaccaccaccaccaccgtcatccGCCGTCGTCACCCACCTCCGCCGCCACGGCCACCACCtaccgccgccacccaccgccGTCGTCGCCACCCACCATCGCCACTGCCACCTCCGATCATCGCCACCACCCACCTTCGATCATCGCCGCCACCATTGCCACTACCACCTCCGATCACCGCCGCCACCGATCACCGCCGCCAGCGctatcaaccaccaccacccaccgctaCCACCTCCGACCACCGTCGCCGCTGCTACCACCTCCGACCACCCATGCCACCACCATCGCCATCACCGCCACCTACCTCCAccgtcatccaccaccaccaccgttgtCACCATCCGCCGTTgtctccacccaccaccaccgccaaccACCGCCGCGGCGCCGCCGCTACAACTGA